The genomic DNA GTGTCGAGATCGCGCATGAGCTGGTCGCGGTGCACCTTGGCGAGGATCGACGCCGCCATGATGGCGGGCTCGATGGCGTCGCCGCCAATGATGGCACGCGCCGGCCAGTCGCCGGGCGGCACCTGCTTGCCGTCCACCAGCACGGCGCTCGGCGGCACGCCCAGCCCCTCCAGCGCGCGCGCCATGGCGAGGAGACTCGCCTGGAGGATGTTGATGCGGTCGATCTCGTCCGGCTCCACCGCGCATACCGCCCACGCCACCGCGCGCTCGCGGATGCTGTCGGCGATCGCGGAGCGCCGCCCCGGCGAGAGCTTCTTGGAATCGGCCAGGCCTTCGACGATCCGGATGTCGTCCAGCACCACGGCTGCCGCGACGACGGGCCCGGCAAGCGCGCCCCGCCCGGCTTCGTCGACACCCGCGATCACGTCCTGCCCGCGATGTCCAGCAGCATGGCGGCCGCCTGCTTGCCGGCGTCGCAGCGCAGCTCGGCGCGCACGGCATCGAACTGCCGCATCTGATAGCGGCGCGCGTCGGGGTCGGCCCACAGCGGTTCGAGCTCGGTGGCGAGCGC from Algiphilus sp. includes the following:
- the rnhB gene encoding ribonuclease HII — its product is MIAGVDEAGRGALAGPVVAAAVVLDDIRIVEGLADSKKLSPGRRSAIADSIRERAVAWAVCAVEPDEIDRINILQASLLAMARALEGLGVPPSAVLVDGKQVPPGDWPARAIIGGDAIEPAIMAASILAKVHRDQLMRDLDTQHPGYGFALHKGYPTAAHRDALRALGACPAHRRSYAPVRRCLAEAAG